ctaaattatatttattggctgaatttttataaagtgtATTTTAGATAGAGATTagatttagattttctttaagttgaacaaattatatatttacatgagtgtataaaatctgaataatataacttaaatggctgaaatcaaattaattttatggtaatttgctttaaaaatttaattaattgctgcagtatcctttttttttttaaacttaatttgtcATTTCAGGTTCATTGGACGCATTTTCTTACGAATGaagaaaaaatactatattaataCTTACAGTACAGTTTCTACATCATACTCAATTTTAAATATACCAATGCCCTTGAGAAGATAGGGAATATATTACCTTGTTACAATTATCAGTATTTCATCTGATTCCACTCATGAATTAAAATGGATTCTGCGACCAATGGGGAAGTTTCAGAAGACTGTTTGAGTAAATCAAAAGAAACCACTGATATGCTCACTGTTGAAGAATGTGTTGAAGAGGCCAagcatttaaatgaaagtaaGGCCATGGCAGAAATGGAAAAATGTAAAACAAGTGTAAATTCTTTATCAACTTCAATTTGTGAAACTTCTCAAAACAAAGAAACCTCTGACCAAAAAGCATTATCATCATCCTCCACTTCTTCAAATTCTGTAATTGTAACAGAAGAAAATAGTCATATATATCAACTGGAAAATAGCAGCCCATCACAAGAAGTTTTGATAGAGTGTGAAGAACCTCcactaagaaaagaaaatggaatttctgATTCAAATGACACTGAAAAAAGTACTAAGCTTACAACTGATCAGAATGCTGATGAAAAAACAGATTCGAATGCAGATGCTGCCAATTCTCCAAGTTGTGTAATTGAAGAGGATTCATCtagtttaaaaagtaataaagagaCCATTCAATCTTCAAGTGAAAAACTGGCTGAAAAGTGCAATAAAAGTGAAATTGATTTGTCTTGCTCGGACATGAGTGATAAAAAGGAAAGTGATGTTATTTTGATTGATGAACAGCTATCAAAAATCAAGGAATCAAATATCTCCAGAAGCAATACTATTGAAAAGAAGAATCCAGAAATCCAAACATGTAGGAATAAATTAATGTGTGGAGGCTCTTTGGTGACAGATTCTTGTGAGAATCAAGTACAGGATTTGAAAGTAGATTCAAAACTATGTTCTcagaaaactaaaacaaatttgCTAAAGCATACATCTGAACGAAATGAATCTTGTATTGATTTAACTGATGACGATGGTAGTGAAAATAGTGCTCAAATAGTTAATGAACTGCctcttaattttatgaaagataaagAACCGCAAATACCCTTGAAGCCTTTAGAATCTAAtacaatttcaaatgtttctGACAGGGGAGGTCTTGTTGATTTGTCAATAAATAAGTGGCCACAAGAAAATCCTCTCCAAAAACTGAATGAGCATTTAAAATCCATTGGAACTGATAAAGAACGAGTTCCTTTTAATCACAATCATATTCAAAAGAGTGATGTTTGTTCTGCTAATACATCATTATCCAAGGGTTCTGAAAAGATGCACTCATCTGATATTTATGACAAAGAAAACAACGTGGAAGATTCTCACCATCACGAAAGAAACATGAAGGAACAATCTGATAGCTTTGTATATGCAGAACTTTCTAATGAAGTAACAGGATTTCCAGATGCCTTTGTGGGAAAGGTGACTATTGGCAAATATATACATGTGAAAGGAGATTTTACACTTCGTAGTTCTGAAGCACTATTAGAGAGCCCATCATTACATGCCCCTTATTTATTAAAGGAACCAGACATTTTTCCTCCCAAAGAAAAAGATTCTAAATCAGAAACAACGGACTTTTTTCATTCTGCAGCTGGTGAGCTGCTCATAGGTATTGGTATTAGCAGAGTTAATGAATGGTTTCATAAAGATATGGTTCGAATAAAGAAAAGACAAATGAAAAGAAGTGGAAAGACGCCTCAGCTAGAGGAAGAACTTAAAATGCATGAAGATTTATATGCAGAAGCCAGAAAGGCAAACAGTGTATATTCTTTCACATATCAATCTTGTAAAAATTGTGGTTTTACTAGTGAATCAACCCTTGTTAT
The Argiope bruennichi chromosome 6, qqArgBrue1.1, whole genome shotgun sequence DNA segment above includes these coding regions:
- the LOC129972198 gene encoding uncharacterized protein LOC129972198, coding for MDSATNGEVSEDCLSKSKETTDMLTVEECVEEAKHLNESKAMAEMEKCKTSVNSLSTSICETSQNKETSDQKALSSSSTSSNSVIVTEENSHIYQLENSSPSQEVLIECEEPPLRKENGISDSNDTEKSTKLTTDQNADEKTDSNADAANSPSCVIEEDSSSLKSNKETIQSSSEKLAEKCNKSEIDLSCSDMSDKKESDVILIDEQLSKIKESNISRSNTIEKKNPEIQTCRNKLMCGGSLVTDSCENQVQDLKVDSKLCSQKTKTNLLKHTSERNESCIDLTDDDGSENSAQIVNELPLNFMKDKEPQIPLKPLESNTISNVSDRGGLVDLSINKWPQENPLQKLNEHLKSIGTDKERVPFNHNHIQKSDVCSANTSLSKGSEKMHSSDIYDKENNVEDSHHHERNMKEQSDSFVYAELSNEVTGFPDAFVGKVTIGKYIHVKGDFTLRSSEALLESPSLHAPYLLKEPDIFPPKEKDSKSETTDFFHSAAGELLIGIGISRVNEWFHKDMVRIKKRQMKRSGKTPQLEEELKMHEDLYAEARKANSVYSFTYQSCKNCGFTSESTLVMEGHLLVPHVTPRRDYQCNFCDSINRDPKAMLEHMLLAHGKVGRIQPPVLFFECPYCSFESNSKVKLNNHLAKCQRYFDHGINQAPPKDFEFPCLTPKPITVAVVKAYEKSLGSMQRGRGRPKKDISESLHMNQYASNANLAPITPNHMPAFRASSNSPLADSLSVQNQMISPPIQMPTMNIRPAHSNVMGQLRPAISHLHMPPTNRFFHFVNPSGQVMPMMGNNHLATSASQFPFSPPVDTSLGKKASSTPSFNPMLGSNLRQQTPAKGMPSVTITPLPKLQGPYPVPIAKPAAAAASGSATVQSNSLVVCEICDGYIKDLEQLRTHMQLIHKVKIHPKMLVSRPPLNCQKCQWRFFTDQGLERHLLGAHGLVTSNMQELANKNRDAGCCTICGRVFGSKLVSHMNVVHKLTLKPAHLSYKCTVCSATFNLYRLFENHVYLVHSGAAKRSADGRSSPSKKMKSLDDSIASIESSNHKEKGTSKDIGDENCNKCKECGYDKKSQDGKCDKCLKSVELVHGTTTSTKTLNDELRKTEKTIEKAAA